The Desulfuromonas sp. TF nucleotide sequence AGGGTGCTGAAGAAGGCCAACCCTGAAGCGGCAGCCAAGCTGATGGAAGAGGCCAACAAGGTCACGGCCACGCGTTTCGACCTCTACAAGAAACTGGCCGAAATGCAGGCAGATTGCGGGATCGAAAAATAATCCCGCAAAGAGGTGACAAGAACTCCCGGCGATAATTTCGCCGGGAGTTTTTTTTCGCGGGCGTGGGCTCCCGGAAAAACCTTGATTCATCCCGGGCCCAATGCTATATAAGGCTTTCGTGTAGAAACCCCGCCTAGGAGCACTGCCCAAGGAGCACTGAATGTTCGGGTCTCAGTCAACCTTCGTCATGTATGACGAAGAGCTCAAGAGAATCTACGCCGTTATCGAGAAGCTTCTGCGTGAATCCAACAGCAAGGTCATTTTTCTGGTCGACAAAAACGGTCAGTTGATCGCCGCTACCGGCGAAACCGAGCACCTGGATACCACGAGTTTGGCTTCGCTGACGGCCGGCAATATTGCAGCTACGGGCGGTCTGGCCAAATTGATCGGGGAAAAAGAATTTTCCATCCTCTTTCACGAGGGAGAAAAAGACAACATTCATATCTCCATCATTGCCGGGCGGGTAATCCTGGTGGTCATCTTCGACCAGCGCAGTTCCCTCGGCCTCGTGCGGCTCCGGGTCAAAAAGGCCAGCGATGAACTGGCGGTTATTTTCGAGGACCTGGGGCGAAAGACGGCGGAAATGGAGAAGGAGGGGACAAACCAGAGTCCCTTCGCCGAGATAACCGATGACGACATCGACAATCTCTTCAAATGACAGGGTAGCCGAGCATGTCTTTCATCAATTACGCCTCGCGTGAAATCAATTGTAAAATCGTATATTACGGACCGGGGCTCTGCGGCAAGACCACCAATCTGCAGCTGGTTTACCAGAAGACCGCTCCCGAG carries:
- a CDS encoding roadblock/LC7 domain-containing protein, whose product is MFGSQSTFVMYDEELKRIYAVIEKLLRESNSKVIFLVDKNGQLIAATGETEHLDTTSLASLTAGNIAATGGLAKLIGEKEFSILFHEGEKDNIHISIIAGRVILVVIFDQRSSLGLVRLRVKKASDELAVIFEDLGRKTAEMEKEGTNQSPFAEITDDDIDNLFK